In the Thermostichus vulcanus str. 'Rupite' genome, one interval contains:
- a CDS encoding alpha/beta fold hydrolase, protein MKELSQVLKTGLWATVAGVSALAILNAWISAQTQPLASVLPGEAKPFFWRGHRLFYRVTGVGEPLLLLHGIGAGSSSYEFRAIMGELGQRYQVYALDLLGWGNSERPDLEYTGSLYAQLIGDFVEQVIGRPTHAIANSLSAGFVLRSARLQPHHWQKLLLIAPLGDNSLIPESIGIPLAQVAYGLLSLPVLGLALYNGITAPWSVRLFTEQSLFSPDYALDAAVVDYYYQAAHQAGAQFAPRSFLTGKLNLPIQEDFQGVSKPMALVWGERNRLTTPEQAERYRVLRPDVPIYRLPGAAFPHIEAPEAFLSVALNFLAEPDLALPG, encoded by the coding sequence CTCAGCCTCTAGCCAGTGTCCTGCCGGGAGAAGCCAAGCCCTTTTTCTGGCGCGGGCATCGCCTATTTTACAGAGTCACTGGAGTCGGTGAGCCACTGCTGTTGCTCCACGGCATCGGGGCAGGATCCTCCAGCTACGAGTTTCGGGCCATTATGGGGGAACTGGGCCAGCGATATCAGGTGTATGCTCTGGATCTGTTGGGTTGGGGCAACTCCGAACGCCCCGACTTGGAATATACGGGCAGCCTTTACGCCCAACTGATCGGGGATTTTGTCGAGCAGGTGATCGGGCGACCCACCCACGCCATTGCCAACTCTCTCTCGGCAGGATTTGTCCTCCGCTCCGCCCGGCTGCAACCCCACCACTGGCAAAAACTGCTGCTGATCGCGCCATTGGGAGACAATAGCCTGATCCCGGAGAGCATCGGGATCCCTTTGGCTCAGGTTGCCTACGGGTTGTTGAGTCTGCCGGTGCTGGGCTTAGCTCTTTACAACGGCATTACTGCCCCCTGGAGTGTGCGCCTGTTTACAGAGCAAAGTTTATTCTCCCCCGACTATGCCCTGGATGCAGCGGTGGTGGACTACTACTACCAGGCCGCTCACCAGGCGGGGGCCCAATTTGCCCCCCGTTCTTTTCTGACCGGCAAGCTGAATTTACCCATTCAAGAAGACTTTCAGGGGGTCTCTAAGCCCATGGCCCTGGTATGGGGAGAGCGCAACCGCCTCACAACCCCAGAACAAGCGGAGCGGTATCGCGTTCTGCGCCCGGATGTCCCCATTTACCGGCTGCCAGGGGCGGCCTTTCCCCATATCGAAGCCCCCGAGGCGTTTTTGTCCGTGGCTTTGAACTTTTTGGCCGAACCTGACCTCGCTCTGCCGGGATAG
- a CDS encoding flavin monoamine oxidase family protein codes for MVVPPWVVQRRIKRRELLRLSQMVLAGSVLSLGSNLGTHNSYASQKPAVLILGAGLAGLAAAKKLTQAGYSVQVLEARDRIGGRTWTSQTWADAPVDMGASWIHGLDGNPLTTLAQSISADLVTTDSENAWVYGPAGDVLDEAGESQLEEWIERVEKVLRQGQNRDPDQSVHGTVLAALNGSTLSPQEQQWLYFVLTSTIEHQYAGSAEELSTHWYDDGEAYDGSDALFVQGYRTIVEHLAAGLTIRLGEEAKAVRWAGSEVVVSTPQNSYSADKVIVTLPLGVLKANQVTFEPELPESKRRAIQGLGMGVLNKCYLRFPEVFWPETVDWIEQVSPQRGSWTSWVSLVPSLGLPILLGFNAAAYGRALEAQTDREIVDSALQTLTRLFGETVRDPVGYQITRWFADPFARGSYSFNAVGSTPQMRDDLAENLNGKVFFAGEATDRQAFGTAHGAYLSGLRAAQEMMQST; via the coding sequence ATGGTAGTGCCCCCTTGGGTTGTGCAGAGGAGGATCAAGCGTCGTGAGCTTCTCAGGCTCAGCCAAATGGTACTGGCGGGATCCGTTTTGAGTCTGGGATCCAACCTGGGCACCCACAACAGTTATGCCTCCCAAAAGCCAGCGGTTTTGATCCTTGGGGCGGGGCTGGCGGGACTGGCTGCTGCAAAAAAACTAACCCAAGCGGGATACAGCGTACAGGTGCTAGAAGCGAGGGATCGCATCGGTGGGCGCACTTGGACCAGTCAAACCTGGGCAGATGCTCCGGTGGATATGGGGGCGTCCTGGATCCATGGCCTTGACGGCAATCCCCTGACGACGTTGGCCCAGTCTATCTCGGCAGACCTAGTGACCACTGATTCTGAAAATGCTTGGGTCTATGGCCCAGCGGGCGATGTACTGGATGAAGCGGGAGAATCCCAACTGGAAGAGTGGATCGAGCGGGTGGAAAAGGTGCTGCGTCAAGGGCAAAATCGGGATCCCGATCAATCCGTCCATGGGACGGTGCTAGCCGCTCTCAACGGCTCAACCCTCTCCCCTCAGGAGCAACAGTGGTTATACTTTGTCCTCACCAGTACGATTGAACACCAATACGCCGGTAGCGCTGAGGAACTTTCTACTCATTGGTATGACGATGGGGAGGCATACGATGGCAGTGATGCCCTGTTTGTGCAGGGCTATCGAACGATTGTGGAGCATTTGGCGGCAGGCTTAACCATCCGGTTGGGGGAGGAGGCTAAAGCTGTTCGTTGGGCTGGCTCCGAGGTTGTGGTGAGCACCCCTCAAAACAGCTACTCAGCCGACAAGGTGATCGTGACTTTGCCCCTAGGTGTGCTCAAGGCCAATCAGGTAACCTTCGAACCTGAACTCCCCGAATCCAAGCGGAGAGCCATTCAAGGGTTGGGGATGGGGGTGTTGAACAAGTGTTACCTGCGGTTTCCTGAGGTGTTTTGGCCCGAGACTGTGGATTGGATCGAGCAAGTGTCGCCGCAACGGGGATCCTGGACAAGCTGGGTCAGTTTGGTGCCCTCTTTGGGGTTGCCGATCCTGCTGGGGTTTAATGCTGCTGCCTATGGCCGTGCGCTGGAAGCTCAAACGGATCGAGAGATTGTGGACAGCGCCCTGCAAACCTTAACTCGCCTTTTCGGGGAGACGGTCAGGGATCCGGTGGGGTATCAAATCACCCGTTGGTTTGCGGATCCCTTTGCCCGCGGTTCCTACTCATTTAATGCTGTCGGTAGCACACCCCAGATGCGGGATGACTTGGCCGAAAATCTCAATGGAAAAGTCTTTTTTGCCGGGGAAGCAACAGACCGTCAGGCCTTTGGTACGGC
- a CDS encoding adenosylcobinamide-GDP ribazoletransferase, translated as MRRFWAALTFYTTLPLGRSENLEFTGIAAWLPAVGLVIGGILCLIGIPLRAFPDPVRAAVLLAVWVLLTGGLHLDGVADTADGLAINIHKESHQGVTQGSETEPGARGSRRRLEVMQDSHTGAYGVMALTLLLLLKFAALTHLRVWPLLLLVPAWGRWGQLLAIALYPYLRQQGSGRFLKESTPFPAALWPGTALLLGLTVGLAWAGILDGQLAGIWTMGAATGAVGVGYWINRQLGGHTGDTYGATLEWSEAIALLWGSLFGSGS; from the coding sequence GTGCGGCGCTTCTGGGCAGCCCTAACCTTTTACACCACCTTGCCCTTGGGAAGGTCGGAAAATCTAGAGTTTACGGGCATTGCCGCCTGGTTGCCGGCGGTGGGTTTGGTTATTGGCGGGATCCTCTGCTTGATCGGGATCCCGTTACGGGCCTTTCCGGATCCGGTACGTGCTGCTGTGCTGCTAGCCGTATGGGTACTGCTGACGGGTGGGTTGCATCTGGACGGGGTGGCGGATACTGCCGATGGCCTTGCGATCAATATCCACAAAGAAAGTCATCAAGGAGTCACCCAGGGAAGTGAGACAGAACCTGGAGCACGAGGATCCCGTCGTCGCCTAGAGGTGATGCAAGATAGCCACACAGGAGCTTACGGGGTGATGGCCCTGACTTTGCTCCTCCTGCTGAAATTTGCTGCCCTCACCCATTTGCGAGTTTGGCCCTTATTGCTGTTGGTACCTGCTTGGGGCCGTTGGGGGCAGTTGCTGGCCATTGCCCTTTACCCCTATCTGCGTCAACAGGGATCCGGGCGCTTCTTAAAGGAGTCCACCCCCTTTCCTGCTGCCCTCTGGCCGGGAACAGCTCTGCTGCTGGGTTTAACGGTTGGATTGGCTTGGGCGGGGATCCTAGACGGGCAACTCGCGGGGATCTGGACAATGGGAGCCGCTACTGGGGCCGTTGGAGTGGGGTACTGGATCAACCGTCAGTTGGGGGGACATACGGGCGATACCTACGGGGCCACCTTGGAATGGTCGGAAGCGATAGCATTGCTGTGGGGATCCCTCTTTGGGTCTGGGTCATGA
- a CDS encoding molybdenum cofactor biosynthesis protein MoaE, whose translation MTALPMTALQTSFQITLAPLSIEQVHEKAAHPGNGAVVVMSGTVRDNTAGRPVDYLEYQAYEPMALKVFADIAQHIRSRWPDSNSVVIHHRVGKLRVGEISVLVAVGMPHRAEAFAACQWAIDTLKHNAPIWKKEHWRDGSSEWVSIGACEVAQPETPPL comes from the coding sequence ATGACTGCCTTGCCAATGACTGCTCTGCAAACCTCCTTTCAAATCACGCTGGCTCCACTCTCCATCGAGCAAGTACACGAAAAAGCAGCTCACCCTGGCAATGGCGCCGTGGTGGTGATGAGTGGGACAGTACGAGACAATACTGCCGGTCGTCCTGTGGATTATTTGGAGTATCAAGCCTATGAACCGATGGCCCTTAAGGTTTTTGCCGATATTGCCCAACACATTCGGTCCCGCTGGCCGGACAGCAACAGTGTGGTGATTCATCATCGGGTAGGCAAGCTGCGCGTTGGCGAGATCAGTGTGTTGGTGGCGGTGGGAATGCCCCATCGAGCCGAAGCCTTCGCCGCCTGTCAATGGGCTATCGATACCCTCAAGCACAATGCCCCAATCTGGAAAAAAGAGCATTGGCGGGATGGATCCAGTGAATGGGTGAGCATTGGCGCTTGTGAGGTTGCACAGCCGGAAACCCCTCCCCTCTAG
- a CDS encoding DUF4342 domain-containing protein yields MNPNETPDPNISGENKETTPAPIEYDVEEFKISGDDLLAKIRELIEEANVRRILIKNAEGHTLIEIPLGVGVAAGVLGATLFPILAAVGAIGALVAKLTIVVERTIRDEDP; encoded by the coding sequence ATGAACCCGAACGAAACTCCGGATCCCAACATCTCCGGTGAGAATAAAGAGACTACCCCGGCCCCAATCGAGTACGACGTGGAGGAGTTTAAGATCAGCGGAGATGATTTGCTGGCCAAAATTCGGGAGCTAATCGAAGAAGCCAACGTTCGCCGCATTCTTATCAAAAATGCTGAAGGGCACACCCTGATCGAAATTCCTCTCGGAGTGGGTGTAGCAGCAGGTGTTTTGGGGGCAACTTTGTTCCCGATTCTGGCGGCTGTTGGGGCGATCGGGGCTCTGGTTGCCAAATTAACCATTGTGGTGGAGCGTACCATTCGGGATGAGGATCCCTAG